In the genome of Nocardioides marmoribigeumensis, one region contains:
- a CDS encoding alanine racemase, translating to MPAAPDPARMEALAAATAHLSPPYAVVDLDAFDRNAAELVRRAGGKPIRVASKSVRSRALVDRALAREGYAGILAFTLPEALWLAEDHEDVVVGYPTADVEALRTLAADPRLAARVAVMVDGSGQLDLMRRVLQPDAHPVRVCLDLDASLRLLGGRVHLGMRRSPTHTAREAQALAEEVHRDPRFRLVGVMSYEGQIAGLANERRTIRGFQWVSARELRRRRARAVRAVSRVVPLDFVNGGGTGSLESTGAEDAVTEVAAGSGLLAPTLFDHYAHFSPEPAAYFVLDVVRRPSPDHVTVLGGGWIASGPAGPDRVPTPWWPEGLGLVPDEGAGEVQTPLTGPGARGLRVGDRVWFRHAKAGELCERVDLLHLVEGGAVTGATPTYRGEGRVFV from the coding sequence ATGCCTGCCGCACCCGACCCTGCCCGCATGGAGGCCCTCGCAGCGGCGACCGCGCACCTCTCGCCGCCGTACGCCGTGGTCGACCTCGACGCCTTCGACCGCAACGCGGCGGAGCTCGTGCGACGAGCCGGCGGCAAGCCGATCCGGGTCGCCAGCAAGTCGGTGCGCAGCCGCGCCCTGGTCGACCGCGCGCTCGCGCGCGAGGGGTACGCCGGCATCCTCGCCTTCACGCTGCCCGAGGCGCTGTGGCTGGCCGAGGACCACGAGGACGTGGTCGTCGGCTACCCGACCGCCGACGTGGAGGCGCTGCGCACGCTCGCGGCCGACCCGCGGCTCGCCGCACGCGTCGCCGTGATGGTGGACGGCTCCGGGCAGCTCGACCTGATGCGCCGCGTGCTGCAACCGGACGCGCACCCGGTCCGCGTCTGCCTCGACCTCGACGCGTCCCTGCGGCTGCTCGGCGGCCGGGTGCACCTCGGCATGCGCCGCTCGCCGACCCACACCGCCCGCGAGGCGCAGGCGCTGGCCGAGGAGGTGCACCGCGACCCTCGCTTCCGGCTGGTCGGGGTCATGTCCTACGAGGGCCAGATCGCCGGGCTCGCCAACGAGCGCAGGACGATCCGCGGGTTCCAGTGGGTCTCCGCCCGTGAGCTGCGCCGCCGACGGGCCCGCGCCGTCCGCGCGGTGTCGCGGGTCGTCCCGCTCGACTTCGTGAACGGCGGTGGCACGGGGAGCCTGGAGAGCACCGGCGCCGAGGACGCGGTCACCGAGGTCGCCGCCGGCTCCGGGCTGCTCGCCCCGACGCTGTTCGACCACTACGCGCACTTCTCGCCCGAGCCCGCGGCGTACTTCGTCCTCGACGTCGTACGGCGGCCCTCTCCCGACCACGTGACCGTCCTGGGTGGCGGCTGGATCGCCAGCGGGCCGGCGGGCCCGGACCGGGTGCCGACCCCGTGGTGGCCGGAGGGCCTCGGGCTGGTCCCGGACGAGGGGGCGGGCGAGGTCCAGACCCCGCTCACCGGGCCGGGGGCCCGCGGGCTGCGAGTCGGTGACCGGGTCTGGTTCCGCCACGCCAAGGCCGGTGAGCTGTGCGAGCGGGTCGACCTGCTCCACCTCGTCGAGGGCGGTGCCGTGACCGGTGCCACCCCGACTTATCGTGGTGAGGGGCGTGTTTTCGTCTGA
- a CDS encoding TetR/AcrR family transcriptional regulator has protein sequence MARMSAEERRAALVEAAIRVMTRDGVARATTRAIASEAEMPLGIFHYAFRSKHELLVRVIQEIAKQSKGDIDAAVLDKPDVQLEEVATAGLMAYFDHVVAHPKEHLLTYELTQFALREAGFEGVAKEQYTYYLQENEALLAAFAEVMQIDYVVPLSVVSRFAFSVMDGLALNYLSIGDEDEAREVVRLAVRSLSHFVRPRETAAVGVGPTVVPQADGAE, from the coding sequence ATGGCACGTATGTCGGCGGAGGAGCGTCGCGCCGCTCTGGTCGAGGCGGCGATCCGCGTGATGACCCGCGACGGCGTCGCTCGCGCGACCACGCGCGCGATCGCGAGCGAGGCGGAGATGCCGCTGGGCATCTTCCACTACGCGTTCCGGTCCAAGCACGAGCTGCTCGTGCGGGTGATCCAGGAGATCGCCAAGCAGTCCAAGGGCGACATCGACGCGGCGGTGCTGGACAAGCCCGACGTGCAGCTCGAGGAGGTCGCGACCGCCGGCCTGATGGCCTACTTCGACCACGTCGTCGCCCACCCCAAGGAGCACCTGCTCACCTACGAGCTCACCCAGTTCGCGCTGCGCGAGGCCGGCTTCGAGGGGGTCGCCAAGGAGCAGTACACCTACTACCTCCAGGAGAACGAGGCCCTGCTCGCCGCGTTCGCCGAGGTCATGCAGATCGACTACGTCGTGCCCCTGTCGGTGGTCAGCCGCTTCGCGTTCTCAGTGATGGACGGGCTGGCGCTCAACTACCTCTCGATCGGCGACGAGGACGAGGCGCGCGAGGTCGTCCGCCTCGCGGTGCGGTCGCTGAGCCACTTCGTCCGTCCTCGCGAGACGGCCGCCGTCGGCGTCGGACCGACGGTGGTGCCCCAGGCCGACGGGGCCGAGTGA
- the fahA gene encoding fumarylacetoacetase translates to MSSATPTAEGPRPSWVDEAAGSGFDVDHLPLGVDPRHGVLARIGPYALPLAVLTTVVEQRAERPVSRDHSDLFAQPTLNPFLAAGPEAWAETRRTLQRTFLDFTAEDTVRPHLVPVEDLDLVLPFEVADYVDFYASLDHASNVGRILRPDSEPLLPNWRHLPVGYHGRAGTVVVSGTDVRRPSGQRKPPHEASPTFGPTRRLDLEAELGFVVGVPSTLGEPVPTSAFADHVFGVVGLNDWSARDIQGWEYVPLGPFLGKSFATSVSAWVTPLAALDGARHPLPGQGEVLDYLAVAEPAGYDIAVEVVLDGEVVARPPYSSMWWSPAQMLAHLTVNGASLRTGDLFASGTISGPERDQRGSFLELSWGGREPFTAGGRERTFLEDGDEVVLRYSAPGERGRITLGEVRGRVLPAL, encoded by the coding sequence GTGAGCAGCGCGACGCCGACCGCCGAGGGGCCCCGGCCCTCGTGGGTCGACGAGGCCGCCGGCTCCGGCTTCGACGTCGACCACCTGCCGCTGGGCGTCGACCCGCGCCACGGCGTCCTCGCCAGGATCGGCCCCTACGCCCTCCCGCTCGCCGTCCTCACCACGGTGGTCGAGCAGAGAGCGGAGCGACCGGTCAGTCGAGACCACTCCGACCTCTTCGCCCAGCCCACCCTCAACCCCTTCCTCGCGGCGGGCCCCGAGGCCTGGGCCGAGACCCGGCGGACCCTGCAGCGGACGTTCCTCGACTTCACGGCCGAGGACACGGTCCGCCCGCACCTCGTGCCCGTGGAGGACCTCGACCTGGTGCTGCCGTTCGAGGTGGCCGACTACGTCGACTTCTACGCCTCCCTCGACCACGCCTCCAACGTCGGTCGCATCCTGCGGCCCGACTCCGAGCCGCTGCTGCCCAACTGGCGCCACCTGCCGGTCGGCTACCACGGTCGCGCCGGCACGGTGGTCGTGAGCGGCACCGACGTACGCCGGCCCTCGGGGCAGCGCAAGCCGCCCCACGAGGCCTCGCCGACCTTCGGGCCGACCCGGCGGCTCGACCTGGAGGCCGAGCTCGGTTTCGTCGTCGGGGTGCCGAGCACGCTGGGGGAGCCGGTCCCCACCTCCGCGTTCGCCGACCACGTCTTCGGCGTCGTCGGCCTCAACGACTGGTCGGCCCGCGACATCCAGGGCTGGGAGTACGTCCCCCTCGGCCCGTTCCTCGGCAAGTCCTTCGCCACCTCGGTCTCCGCCTGGGTCACCCCGCTCGCGGCGCTCGACGGGGCTCGGCACCCGCTGCCCGGCCAGGGGGAGGTGCTCGACTACCTCGCGGTGGCGGAGCCGGCCGGCTACGACATCGCGGTCGAGGTGGTGCTCGACGGCGAGGTCGTCGCGCGACCGCCGTACTCCTCGATGTGGTGGTCCCCGGCCCAGATGCTCGCCCACCTGACGGTCAACGGGGCCTCGCTGCGCACCGGCGACCTGTTCGCCTCGGGCACGATCAGCGGCCCCGAGCGCGACCAGCGCGGGTCGTTCCTCGAGCTCAGCTGGGGCGGGCGCGAGCCGTTCACCGCCGGCGGGCGCGAGCGCACCTTCCTCGAGGACGGCGACGAGGTGGTCCTGCGCTACTCCGCTCCCGGCGAGCGGGGTCGGATCACCCTCGGCGAGGTCCGCGGTCGCGTCCTCCCCGCCCTCTGA
- a CDS encoding MFS transporter: MTTTTAPPAAPQARPLDRHHRLVTVALLALVTGTAYEAVGVGLAMPTVVADLDGTTLYPVAVMGAVTAQVVGLVVGGRWTDARGLRAPTYAGGAVFTLGLLVSGLAGSMPVLVAGRLVQGLGAGVVLVALYVVVARAFPAHLHLRVFSLFAAAWVLPAVLGPAVTGALIHALGWRSVFLAVAALTAVALVLLGLGLRRLPDPEPRPLRWGRRPLLAVVVAAGALGLHLAGQLTGFRAVVLVLVAAVAVVVTAPRLLPSGTYRGRPGLPAVVLMRGVTGAAFMGMETLMPLLLQRERGLSPLVAGLVMTSGALGWSAASERVGRISDPGRYAAWLRGGAATLVAGAAASVALVAVAGWAVAGPVLGVASCLLLGLGMGTVSPVLSTLALEHAEDGAGGDAASSLQLSDVLLQGVVAGLTGLVFAPWVVAAPHTAYLAGFVPALVLAVVAVRLAPRCVGPTR, translated from the coding sequence ATGACCACGACGACCGCGCCCCCGGCCGCCCCGCAGGCCCGTCCCCTCGACCGCCACCACCGACTCGTCACCGTCGCCCTCCTCGCACTGGTGACCGGCACCGCCTACGAGGCGGTCGGGGTCGGTCTCGCCATGCCGACAGTCGTCGCCGACCTCGACGGGACCACGCTCTACCCGGTCGCGGTGATGGGTGCGGTGACGGCGCAGGTCGTCGGGCTCGTCGTCGGCGGCAGGTGGACCGACGCGCGCGGCCTGCGCGCACCGACGTACGCCGGCGGCGCGGTCTTCACGCTCGGCCTGCTGGTCTCGGGGCTGGCAGGGTCGATGCCGGTCCTGGTGGCGGGCCGGTTGGTGCAGGGCCTCGGTGCAGGCGTCGTCCTGGTCGCGCTGTACGTCGTGGTGGCGCGTGCGTTCCCGGCGCACCTGCACCTGCGGGTGTTCTCGCTCTTCGCCGCCGCCTGGGTGCTGCCGGCCGTGCTCGGTCCGGCGGTGACGGGGGCGCTGATCCACGCGCTGGGCTGGCGCTCGGTCTTCCTGGCCGTGGCCGCGCTGACGGCGGTCGCGCTCGTGCTGCTCGGTCTCGGGCTGCGGCGTCTGCCCGACCCAGAGCCCCGACCGCTGCGCTGGGGCCGGCGCCCGCTCCTCGCCGTGGTGGTCGCGGCCGGCGCGCTCGGCCTGCACCTCGCCGGACAGCTGACCGGGTTCCGGGCGGTGGTGCTCGTCCTGGTCGCCGCGGTGGCGGTGGTCGTCACCGCCCCTCGACTGCTGCCGTCGGGCACCTACCGCGGCCGGCCCGGGCTGCCCGCGGTCGTGCTGATGCGCGGGGTCACCGGTGCCGCCTTCATGGGCATGGAGACGCTCATGCCGCTGCTGCTGCAGCGCGAGCGCGGCTTGTCCCCGCTGGTGGCGGGTCTGGTGATGACGTCCGGCGCGCTGGGGTGGAGCGCCGCGAGCGAGCGGGTCGGTCGCATCTCCGACCCGGGCCGCTACGCCGCCTGGCTGCGCGGCGGGGCGGCGACCCTCGTCGCCGGGGCCGCGGCCTCGGTCGCGCTCGTCGCGGTCGCGGGGTGGGCGGTCGCCGGCCCGGTGCTGGGCGTCGCGTCCTGCCTGCTGCTCGGCCTCGGGATGGGCACCGTCTCCCCGGTGCTCTCCACCCTCGCGCTCGAGCACGCCGAGGACGGTGCTGGTGGGGACGCGGCGTCGTCGCTGCAGCTGAGCGACGTGCTGCTCCAGGGCGTGGTGGCCGGCCTCACCGGGCTGGTCTTCGCGCCGTGGGTGGTCGCCGCGCCGCACACCGCCTACCTCGCGGGGTTCGTCCCCGCGCTCGTGCTCGCGGTCGTGGCGGTCCGCCTGGCGCCGCGCTGCGTCGGACCCACTCGTTGA
- a CDS encoding GMC family oxidoreductase → MAQADYVVVGAGSAGCALARRLAESGASVILLEAGGDDTKGLAKLLFQIPGAVAIMHSTPQLKKYFDWGYKSVPQESAWDRQVPQTRGKVLGGSSSVNGMLFVRGNRQNYDDWAAEGNAGWSFDEVLPAFRRLESYEGGASEFRGGDGPVKVTRPTRLTGATRSFMDAATRKLGVEEIDDYNGKDQEGISVFQQSVGDAKRYSSSVAYLHDGGLPNLAVLTGAQALRVVLEGSRATGVEIRTKDGVDTVSASREVILSAGVFGSAQLLQLSGIGPADHLRSLGIDVAADLPVGDNLHDHLFVPISFDMASAVRRPTPYHFLSGIARERLRPGTGWAAWSSFEAVGFVRTSHAASIPDLQLHALYWTYPVPNQDDTTKRVDPPIKTPGLSVFPTLIYPESRGTVRLASADPTAAPLIDPGYLRAAKDTEVLVEGIAMAREIMAGAGDNKGEIGPGPKYFSDAALRRELPNYVHSVYHPVGTCRMGVDERAVVDPQLRVRGIEGLRVADASIMPSITGGNTNAPSLMIGERAAELIVG, encoded by the coding sequence ATGGCACAAGCGGACTACGTCGTCGTCGGAGCGGGCAGCGCGGGGTGCGCGCTCGCACGCAGGCTCGCCGAGAGCGGCGCCAGCGTCATCCTGCTGGAGGCGGGCGGTGACGACACCAAGGGTCTGGCCAAGCTGCTCTTCCAGATCCCGGGTGCGGTCGCGATCATGCACTCCACCCCGCAGCTGAAGAAGTACTTCGACTGGGGCTACAAGTCCGTCCCGCAGGAGAGCGCGTGGGACCGCCAGGTGCCCCAGACCCGCGGCAAGGTCCTCGGCGGCTCGAGCTCGGTCAACGGCATGCTCTTCGTGCGCGGCAACCGCCAGAACTACGACGACTGGGCCGCCGAGGGCAACGCGGGCTGGTCCTTCGACGAGGTGCTGCCGGCGTTCCGCAGGCTCGAGTCCTACGAGGGCGGGGCGTCGGAGTTCCGCGGCGGGGACGGGCCGGTCAAGGTGACCCGGCCCACCAGGCTCACCGGTGCGACCCGGTCGTTCATGGACGCCGCGACCCGCAAGCTCGGCGTCGAGGAGATCGACGACTACAACGGCAAGGACCAGGAGGGCATCTCGGTCTTCCAGCAGAGCGTGGGCGACGCCAAGCGCTACTCCTCCTCGGTCGCCTACCTCCACGACGGGGGCCTGCCCAACCTCGCGGTGCTCACCGGCGCCCAGGCGCTGCGCGTGGTCCTCGAGGGCTCGCGCGCGACCGGCGTCGAGATCCGCACCAAGGACGGCGTCGACACGGTCTCGGCCTCCCGCGAGGTCATCCTGTCCGCCGGGGTCTTCGGCTCGGCCCAGCTCCTCCAGCTCTCCGGGATCGGCCCCGCCGACCACCTGCGCTCCCTCGGGATCGACGTCGCCGCCGACCTGCCCGTGGGCGACAACCTGCACGACCACCTGTTCGTGCCGATCAGCTTCGACATGGCCTCCGCCGTACGCCGGCCCACGCCGTACCACTTCCTGTCCGGCATCGCGCGCGAGCGCTTGCGCCCCGGCACCGGCTGGGCCGCGTGGTCGTCGTTCGAGGCGGTCGGGTTCGTGCGGACCTCGCACGCGGCGTCGATCCCCGACCTGCAGCTGCACGCGCTCTACTGGACCTATCCCGTGCCCAACCAGGACGACACCACCAAGCGGGTCGACCCGCCGATCAAGACCCCGGGCCTCAGCGTCTTCCCGACGCTGATCTACCCCGAGTCGCGCGGCACCGTGCGGCTCGCCTCGGCCGACCCGACCGCCGCGCCGCTGATCGACCCGGGCTACCTGCGCGCCGCCAAGGACACCGAGGTGCTCGTCGAGGGCATCGCGATGGCCCGCGAGATCATGGCCGGCGCCGGCGACAACAAGGGCGAGATCGGCCCCGGCCCGAAGTACTTCTCCGACGCCGCGCTGCGTCGCGAGCTGCCCAACTACGTGCACTCCGTCTACCACCCCGTCGGCACCTGCCGGATGGGCGTCGACGAGCGCGCCGTGGTCGACCCGCAGCTGCGCGTGCGCGGCATCGAGGGGCTCCGCGTCGCGGACGCCTCGATCATGCCGTCGATCACCGGCGGCAACACCAACGCCCCGTCGCTGATGATCGGCGAGCGGGCCGCGGAGCTGATCGTCGGCTGA
- a CDS encoding cyclic nucleotide-binding domain-containing protein, translating into MGDDVNLDHIDRFSDLSDSEVQKIAKTGTYVTVPENWALMGEGTSADKAYLLISGEVSVRRDGQEVATLGPGEIFGEMGIVNHKLRTATVISKTRLECLHFTRDQIEKLENEIPAFRKALTDTSTSRSGSGEG; encoded by the coding sequence ATGGGTGACGACGTCAACCTCGATCACATCGACCGGTTCTCGGACCTCAGCGACAGCGAGGTCCAGAAGATCGCCAAGACCGGCACCTACGTCACGGTCCCCGAGAACTGGGCGCTGATGGGCGAGGGCACCTCGGCGGACAAGGCCTACCTGCTGATCAGCGGTGAGGTGTCCGTGCGCCGGGACGGCCAGGAGGTCGCCACCCTCGGCCCCGGCGAGATCTTCGGCGAGATGGGCATCGTCAACCACAAGCTGCGCACCGCGACCGTCATCTCCAAGACCCGCCTGGAGTGCCTGCACTTCACCCGCGACCAGATCGAGAAGCTGGAGAACGAGATCCCGGCCTTCAGGAAGGCCCTGACCGACACCTCCACCTCGCGGTCGGGGTCCGGCGAGGGGTGA